Proteins from a genomic interval of Ralstonia wenshanensis:
- a CDS encoding histone H1-like DNA-binding protein codes for MATAAKKKPAAKAPAKKAAAKKAPAAKKAAAKKAAPAAKKAPAKKVAAKKVAAKKAPAKKAAVKKVAAKKAPAKKAAVKKVAAKKAPAKKAAVKKVAAKKAPAKKAAVKKVAAKKAPAAKKAAAKPAAKKAAAKKAPAAKKAAAKPAAKKAPAKKAVAKPAAAPAAAPAAPAAKTALNPAAAWPFPTGNRP; via the coding sequence ATGGCAACTGCTGCTAAGAAGAAACCGGCCGCCAAGGCCCCGGCCAAGAAGGCCGCTGCGAAGAAGGCTCCGGCCGCCAAGAAGGCTGCTGCAAAGAAGGCTGCTCCGGCCGCTAAGAAGGCTCCGGCCAAGAAGGTCGCAGCTAAGAAGGTCGCTGCCAAGAAGGCACCCGCCAAGAAGGCCGCAGTGAAGAAGGTTGCAGCCAAGAAGGCCCCGGCCAAGAAAGCTGCTGTGAAGAAGGTTGCAGCCAAGAAGGCCCCGGCCAAGAAAGCTGCTGTGAAGAAGGTTGCGGCCAAGAAGGCTCCGGCCAAGAAAGCTGCTGTGAAGAAGGTTGCAGCGAAGAAGGCTCCGGCTGCCAAGAAGGCTGCTGCCAAGCCTGCTGCGAAGAAGGCTGCTGCCAAGAAGGCTCCGGCTGCGAAGAAGGCTGCTGCCAAGCCTGCTGCGAAGAAGGCCCCCGCGAAGAAGGCTGTCGCCAAGCCCGCTGCTGCTCCGGCCGCTGCACCTGCTGCACCTGCTGCCAAGACCGCGCTGAACCCGGCTGCGGCATGGCCGTTCCCGACCGGCAACCGTCCGTAA
- a CDS encoding collagen-like triple helix repeat-containing protein, with protein MRDLAFLSKSNPPKRGVFLQCVLATASLAMLAGCANSGSGDMGTSLGGGSDSQSKPAIAASSSPTWSNDNSGNATGGTGSTGSTPIATLTGPVEQVTTTTITAIVPLTSTLTSTTQTLGAATGLGAPVSNVLATLGGALGSAGSTITTAGKGDALVSTVGTTVGTLGAVTTGLSTMVSPAAPSAAGSAPGSALTGALGGALAPVTTAVGSLTAGLPGVGALGSVGAAGSGGTGGLGSVGTTVGGLVGGVLSGVTSGVHH; from the coding sequence ATGCGCGATCTAGCGTTCTTGTCGAAATCGAATCCGCCGAAGCGCGGAGTGTTCCTGCAGTGCGTGCTGGCGACAGCGTCGCTCGCCATGCTGGCCGGCTGCGCGAATTCGGGCAGCGGCGACATGGGTACGTCGCTTGGCGGTGGCAGCGATTCGCAATCCAAGCCGGCGATCGCGGCATCAAGCTCGCCCACGTGGTCGAACGACAACAGCGGCAATGCAACGGGTGGCACCGGCTCGACCGGCAGCACGCCCATCGCGACGCTGACCGGCCCTGTCGAGCAGGTGACGACCACCACCATCACCGCCATCGTGCCGCTCACCAGCACGCTGACTTCGACCACACAAACGCTGGGTGCGGCGACGGGCCTTGGCGCTCCGGTGAGCAACGTGCTGGCGACGCTGGGCGGCGCGCTCGGCAGCGCGGGCAGCACGATCACGACGGCCGGCAAGGGCGATGCGTTGGTATCGACGGTTGGCACTACGGTGGGCACGCTCGGCGCGGTCACCACGGGGTTATCGACGATGGTCTCGCCGGCGGCACCGTCTGCTGCGGGCAGTGCGCCGGGTAGCGCGCTGACCGGTGCGCTCGGTGGCGCGCTGGCGCCGGTCACGACGGCAGTCGGTTCCTTGACGGCGGGGCTGCCTGGCGTCGGTGCGCTTGGCTCCGTTGGCGCAGCCGGCAGTGGCGGTACCGGCGGATTGGGCAGCGTCGGCACGACGGTTGGCGGGTTGGTTGGCGGTGTGCTGTCGGGTGTGACATCCGGCGTGCACCACTAG